Proteins from a genomic interval of Medicago truncatula cultivar Jemalong A17 chromosome 3, MtrunA17r5.0-ANR, whole genome shotgun sequence:
- the LOC112420302 gene encoding uncharacterized protein gives MNIAPSATYTRCGDFEETIFHCVRDCKFSRFIWQHLGFSDHSFFAAVCVRDWIKDGLNGANSILFAASLWWIWRHRNSMCLSDEAMPLNRLTWNIMTSVNEVKLCFHQQHPVAESVRHIRWNNNNFDCAILNVDGSCIGSPTRTSFGGLFRNNAGFYLLGFSGSLPSSADILEAKLSAIFHGLTLALDNGIEELVCYSNSLLSINLITGNSPKFHVHAVLIQDIKDKLSQLNCSLHHTLHEWNHCAYYFAKLGASSDAALRLHSSPPDDLRPSLRNDATETLFPRH, from the coding sequence ATGAATATTGCTCCTTCGGCAACTTACACTCGTTGTGGTGATTTTGAAGAAACCATCTTTCACTGCGTTCGTGACTGTAAATTTTCCAGATTTATTTGGCAACATCTTGGTTTCTCGGACCATTCTTTCTTTGCGGCTGTATGTGTCAGAGATTGGATCAAGGACGGTTTGAACGGTGCTAATTCTATCTTGTTCGCGGCAAGTTTATGGTGGATTTGGAGACACCGCAACTCAATGTGTTTGAGCGATGAAGCCATGCCTCTCAACAGACTGACCTGGAACATCATGACTAGTGTAAACGAGGTAAAGCTTTGTTTCCATCAGCAGCACCCAGTTGCCGAATCTGTCAGACACATCAGATGGAATAACAACAATTTCGACTGTGCAATTCTCAACGTCGACGGCAGTTGTATTGGTTCTCCAACTCGGACAAGTTttggtggtttatttcgcaacAACGCAGGTTTCTACCTGCTAGGATTTTCAGGTTCCCTTCCTTCATCAGCAGATATTTTAGAAGCGAAACTGTCTGCAATTTTTCACGGTCTTACTTTAGCTTTGGATAACGGCATTGAAGAGTTGGTTTGCTACTCGAATTCTCTCCTTTCTATCAACCTCATAACTGGTAACTCTCCTAAGTTCCATGTTCATGCTGTTCTCATCCAGGACATTAAAGATAAATTGTCACAGTTGAATTGTTCTCTCCATCACACGCTTCACGAATGGAATCATTGCGCATATTATTTTGCCAAGCTTGGTGCAAGTTCTGATGCAGCCTTACGACTTCACTCCTCTCCCCCTGATGACCTACGGCCTTCTTTGAGGAATGATGCTACTGAGACTTTGTTCCCTAGACATTAG
- the LOC25490263 gene encoding uncharacterized protein, translated as MATVLYPNAKEQTIATTTKNQIRIKTPKKNKRGSNCNYISNPSQNFDTYAGLLNLPQQKQPPLLPLPHVSAILHHNKPLLPRNLNTQSLSLTPKKSKPKKSSGTQSTTDFLMDNPWGPDPKNLPVVIGIGNMDVFSESVFNLAPPPSSLPLPKFSMRSKLSCKTEAAAASSFVDDGATNNLRRLLRLR; from the coding sequence ATGGCCACCGTTTTGTATCCAAACGCAAAGGAACAAACAATTGCTACAACTACAAAGAATCAAATAAGAATCAAAAccccaaagaaaaacaaacgaGGTAGTAATTGTAATTACATATCTAACCCCTCTCAGAATTTTGACACGTATGCAGGTCTCTTGAATCTTCCTCAACAGAAACAACCACCTTTGCTACCTCTTCCACATGTTTCTGCAATTCTTCATCACAACAAACCTTTACTTCCACGAAACCTAAACACTCAAAGTTTGTCTCTGACACCAAAgaaatccaaaccaaaaaagagttCAGGAACACAATCTACAACAGATTTTCTTATGGATAATCCATGGGGACCTGACCCAAAAAATCTGCCAGTTGTTATTGGAATTGGAAACATGGACGTTTTTTCAGAGTCGGTTTTCAATCTTGCTCCACCACCTAGTAGCTTACCGTTGCCAAAATTTTCTATGAGATCAAAACTCAGTTGCAAAACCGAAGCTGCGGCGGCCAGTAGTTTTGTTGATGACGGAGCAACCAATAATCTCCGGCGACTTCTACGCCTCCGGTGA
- the LOC25490265 gene encoding dnaJ homolog subfamily C member 2 → MAVPTKYRLITYSQELVDGQPIFVSSNCLPVKALKYDPAGHSFHAAALKLLGVTKEDNKDADNKKVVEDKEHVYLPSDSYSSKSKKKSGDGDKQQDHYALLGLSHLRYLATEDQIRKSYHKTSLRFHPDKQAAAVLSEQTEAAKEAKKIEIDVHFKAIQEAYAVLVDPVKRRIYDSTDEFDDEIPTDCDPQDFYKVFGPAFMRNGRWSVNQPIPSLGDDKSSIKEVDSFYNFWYSFKSWREFPQADEFDIEQAESRDHKRWMERQNAKLSEKARKEEYARIRTLVDNAYKRDPRILRRKEEAKAEKKRKKESKYMAKRLEEEEAARIAEEEKQRKAEEDKKAAEAALQQKKVKEKEKKLLRKERTRLRTLSRPILSQHILDIAEDDVEELCMSFDIEQLRGLCEKMEGKEVSEQVEALRDALSCKKNVVDEKSNQQNGSVKANGSSSSLAGYIEKKEKPWTKEEIELLRKGIQKFPKGTSRRWEVVSEYIGTGRSVEEIMKATKTVLLQKPDTAKAFDTFLEKRKPAAQTIASPLSTREELEGVSIPATTTENSDAKTTTTIPTPTMTTATIPTPVPTATSSINSEDSQGVSEQEPWSAVQERALVQALKTFPKEANQRWERVAAAVPGKTVIQCKKKFAMMKENFRNKKTAV, encoded by the coding sequence ATGGCTGTTCCCACAAAATACCGTCTTATTACTTACTCACAAGAGCTTGTAGATGGGCAGCCCATTTTTGTTTCGTCTAATTGTCTTCCGGTTAAGGCATTGAAATATGACCCGGCAGGTCACTCTTTCCATGCTGCTGCTCTTAAACTTCTTGGTGTTACAAAAGAAGATAACAAAGATGCTGATAATAAGAAAGTGGTTGAAGATAAGGAACATGTTTATTTGCCATCTGATTCTTACAGCAGCAAGAGCAAGAAGAAATCCGGTGACGGAGACAAGCAACAAGATCATTATGCATTATTGGGTCTGAGCCATCTTAGATATCTTGCTACGGAGGATCAAATTCGTAAAAGCTATCATAAAACTTCCTTGAGGTTTCATCCGGACAAACAGGCTGCTGCTGTTCTTTCCGAGCAAACTGAAGCTGCGAAAGAGGCAAAGAAGATTGAAATAGATGTTCATTTTAAGGCAATCCAAGAGGCTTATGCGGTGTTGGTCGATCCCGTCAAAAGAAGAATTTATGATTCTACAGATGAGTTTGATGATGAGATTCCCACTGACTGTGATCCACAAGACTTCTACAAAGTGTTTGGTCCTGCTTTTATGAGGAATGGGCGGTGGTCGGTTAATCAACCAATTCCATCTCTAGGTGATGATAAGTCTTCAATAAAGGAAGTTGACAGTTTCTACAATTTTTGGTATTCCTTTAAAAGCTGGAGAGAGTTTCCCCAGGCTGATGAGTTTGATATTGAGCAAGCTGAATCCCGAGATCATAAAAGGTGGATGGAAAGGCAGAATGCAAAACTGTCGGAAAAAGCTAGGAAGGAAGAGTATGCACGTATCCGCACTCTTGTTGATAATGCTTATAAGAGGGACCCTAGAATACTTAGAAGAAAGGAAGAGGCAAAAGctgagaagaaaaggaaaaaggagTCCAAGTACATGGCAAAGAGGTTGGAGGAGGAAGAAGCGGCCAGAATTGCTGAAGAGGAGAAACAACGAAAAGCAGAGGAAGATAAAAAAGCTGCCGAAGCTGCTTTGCAACAGAAGAAGGTGAAAGAGAAGGAGAAAAAGCTCTTGCGGAAGGAGCGAACACGTCTTCGAACTCTCTCAAGACCTATCTTGTCACAACACATACTTGATATTGCTGAAGATGATGTAGAAGAGCTTTGCATGTCATTTGATATTGAACAATTGAGGGGTTTGTGTGAGAAAATGGAAGGCAAAGAGGTGTCTGAGCAAGTAGAAGCTCTAAGAGATGCACTGAGTTGCAAGAAAAACGTGGTTGATGAGAAAAGTAATCAACAAAATGGCTCTGTCAAGGCTAATGGAAGCAGTAGTTCTCTAGCAGGCTACatagagaagaaggagaaaCCTTGGACtaaagaagagattgagctaTTGAGAAAAGGAATACAAAAGTTTCCCAAAGGAACTTCAAGGAGATGGGAGGTTGTTTCAGAATACATTGGCACTGGAAGATCTGTTGAAGAAATAATGAAAGCAACTAAAACTGTTCTCCTCCAGAAGCCCGATACAGCCAAAGCTTTTGATACATTTCTTGAGAAAAGGAAACCAGCTGCACAAACAATTGCATCCCCATTGTCAACTAGAGAAGAATTGGAAGGGGTATCAATACCAGCAACAACAACTGAAAATAGTGATGCAAAAACAACAACTACTATACCAACGCCGACGATGACGACGGCAACAATTCCAACACCGGTACCGACAGCAACAAGCAGCATCAACTCGGAAGACTCTCAAGGAGTTTCAGAACAAGAGCCGTGGTCTGCAGTGCAGGAAAGAGCGTTAGTTCAAGCTTTAAAAACCTTCCCTAAGGAAGCTAACCAGAGATGGGAACGAGTAGCTGCAGCTGTACCTGGGAAGACCGTGATCCAGTGCAAGAAAAAATTTGCCATGATGAAGGAAAATTTCAGGAACAAGAAAACTGCAGTTTGA